Within the Rosa rugosa chromosome 2, drRosRugo1.1, whole genome shotgun sequence genome, the region TGAGAGCGGCGGAGTCCACTGGCACTGACTCCAAGGAGAGACCTTATATGTTTTTTTGTAGAGTTGTACTGaagcttgatttttttttttttttttttttttttatgttcaaTCTTAACTCGATTCGACTTATAATTGTAGAAGAGTCTAGTTTTATGATTGCATACCAATGGAGTCTAGTTTCCGCACATAATTGATTAATGCATTCAAATTCTGGTCACTCACTTCTCATTATCCCCGTACTCACCTTTTCCACCTCTATTTTCATCATGCATTTGAACTGTAAACCATCAATGAAACTCAAgcaatgattttttattttattttttttatagtttagTCTTTAATCATTGGCCATTGTATTCTTTCGAGAGTTTGCTAAATACTAAATACTTTCTATCGATTTAAATAAGCAAATTTAtgagtttgaaattttgaattgaAACTGTTTATGTGTGGTCACTAGAGATTAGAGAGTCATTTACCTTAAGGCCTCATTTGATTCGTGGAAatgaaagtaattcctttgtcttttcCATGAGAAGGGAAATGACATTTCCAGATAACTTttcattccgatgtttggtaacattaggaaagttgttaaaaaattTATAATCAATAGAATAAAATACTatattgtgagtaataaataTAAGGAAAGAAAGGGGgaaaatgatttttttggtgtttAGAAGGAATCACCgccaaaggaatcactttcccccttattttcctTCCCTTCAGGAAAGTATATCCTTTCTTTTTGTATTTCAAACGCAGGAAATGAACAAATTTCATTTCCTGAGGCTtactttccgtgaaccaaacgttGTCTAAGTACAACTAGAATCTGCTAGCACACCCAAGGGGTGTGGGATAATTGATAgtggtttttggttttcataATATTAATACCTTATAATAATATAGCTATGATACAATAAGGATgctatgaatgaaattgatgcAAATTTTGTTCCAAATTCAATTTCACATATTAGTTTAAGTACGGTTTCCAAATATAGTTGTACAAACAACACCGTAAATGATTTTCATTCCAAAACATTAAACTAAAAAATATATTATACAGACGATGGATAACTATATGTTCTCTACTCACCTGAACGGGTTGAACTGGGAAGGAAAATGAGTAGCTTGGGAAAATGCAACCAACCAGTTACATTTGTTTAGACAGAATATGCAATggacactactagaaatttccccattaGCACCTCTTTATCTGCCACTAAAAATCTTCAGTGTGATAAATGAATAGTTTCACACTGATATAAACAATCAGTGGTTATTTTGCCTTCTGTCACTGATCATCAGTTTCTAATTTTTTCTCACACTGTACATCAGTGGGGATTGGGTGGAACAGGGGTTTTGATATTACTGTATCCGCTCTAAACAGAGCCAAACGCCTTATAATAACATTTAACAATAATATAAGTGGGCTCCAGTCTTCCTGTGGTTTTCAACTTCTTATGGTGTGGTGCCGAGACAGCGAAGAACTCCTCTTTCGTATATATTCATTTGCTCCGATTAAAACCCTAGCTTTCTCTTTGCCTCTTCTTCCTGTCCCCTTTTTCTGTGTGTGGCGCCTTTCTATCAGGTTAGAAACCCTAAtctctgatctctctctctctctatggttATCGTTTTCTTCTGCTCCATAATTTGTGGGTGTTACTCCAGAATCGCTTGATTTCCTGGATCAGAGTTTCAAATCCATGTTATTTTTTGGCCTTTGAGGTTGGCTTAGGGTGGAGTGGCGGATCTGTTGTAGTGTTCTCTGACGACGACAACGGTTTGGATCTACGAGGCATCGAAGGCGTTCGATGGGGCAGGGGAGCGGCCCTGAGCCTAGAGCATTGGTGCTCGCAGTAACGTTCTTGTTTCTCTTCTCTTATGTTtttaaagtttcaatctttagcCTTGCATGTTGCAGATCTTGAATGTTTTTGTCTGATGGAATTTTGTTTATGTGGGTAAATGGGATATCAGGATAATCAACCAGCTGGAAAAACTGATTGGAGAAGTTGAGAAGATTTGCTGGCCTCAAGGATACCCATTTTTTCACGGTACACTGCTGGACTTTTATGTGCAGAGATTTGTATTAGAACTATTTATCCAGAAGTCTTCCCCCATGGGTGACCTCAATATCACATCTGTTTATGTGGTTTTTTTGACTGTTTCCATCTTTCAGCTTTTTATGATTTAGATTGCCTGCATTTGATTTGAGATAGCTTCTTTCATTGTTTATTGTGTATATATGACCAACATTTATATAATAATATATGAGCAACATCAAGGAATAAGTAATAAGAAATCCGTGCAGTAAAAACTTCTTTGTCATCAATCTTCTCCTGTCAGTACGACAAGATTGCTAAATGTATTCCCTTTCTAGTCTCTTCTTGCATCTTTAGTAGGTACTAATACTATCAATGATTTCCATACATGATCAGTTAATGACTTGTGCAGGCAGTCAGTGGTGAATAACTTCTTCACATTCGACACTTCAAACATAAAGTAAGTTTGAGGTTTCCGTTACAACTTTTTTTGAcaattatattttctttggcaAAAGAGGTAATTTTCTGTAGTCCTAATATGCACGTGAAGCAAAGTGATACCTTTCTCCATTTCTGTAGTTTGCATGCATTGGATGTATAGGATTCGAAAGCACAGGTTAGTGCAATTCATTGGATAATTGAGGCTCTCCAGAGGATGCATTTATTTGGTGTTGAGAACTGAGATTTTTAACTCACAATGCCACAGGGGTAGTCCTATTTTCATTACTTATGAGCTTTCTGTTCTTTCTATTACCGTACTTACTTCCTCATTACTTGTTGTTTTGCAGAAGCCAGACAAGTTGGTTTATATTGCCACCTATGAGATTCTTTAGGTAATCTCTTTTTATTCAATTGCGTGTAGGGCTTGATTGTTGGAATTATGACTGCTTTTGAAGCGTAATTCTATTGAGTTCATGAAAGTTCATAATTGTTGGCTGATAAGTATATTTCATTCTGACACTAATTTATGTTGCAGAGATTTCAAAACCTCTGCGTAATACTCTGAAAATTGATGACAATATGGCCTTTCTTGATTACATAAACAATACAAGGTATTTGTATATGTCTATCATTGAAATATTTGCTGGAATGTAGTTAAGTTCTAGAGTACAAGAAGTAATGTTTTGGTGGCTTTCGAGCACCTTTCCAACTGCCGGTAATCTCCAAAGCCCAATGAGTTGCTTAGTTTAGCTTTTCTTTGATATCTAGTGAAGTAAACATGTATGACCTTAACTAGTGAAGTACCTTGTCAGTCACTGCCGAGTGATGAGAAGTGACTGTGTTGTAGTCTTTTTCATgtgttaaatttttattttcttcaccaTGCCACTTGGACACTTATTTCCTCCTGtttcaaattttatttgttACATAGGTTCAAAAGGATGATCTGCTTAATTTTTCGTGTCAGATCAGGAGAATGCCAATTGAGGAACTTTGCCTTCAGGTATATACCGTTTTAATTTGTTAAACCCCTTTAAATCATGAAATAAATTGCTTACTGTCTTTGTACTGCAATTTTCTGTCTGTTGTACAATCTTCTGTGTTATTGAATAGTTGAAAGTTATAGTGTGATAGAGAAGAAAACtttgcagagggcaagtaacATTTCAAATGATCTTTATTTAGTTGTGCAGTCTATATTGGTAACTAAAGAAATTATCGAATGTGAGTTGTACAATCATAACTAGCAATTATAACTGAGAAACATAGACATAAACTTGTGCTTGTTTCACAAGACGGTGTGGGTGATTTTCATGTTGATAGATATAGTTTGAATTAGTATTCCAAAATGTATTGCACTAAAATTGTAATATCTCTTGCTCTTTCTCTATCTTTCAGTATGTGTGGCTTTGCTGATGATGTTTCTTGTATGTTCCAGTCTATAATAGGTCACTGCTCAGGTGTGAGTCTTAGAGTTATTCAGTTGTATTAATGTTTagtgtttcttaggaattggCTTTGAATGTTCAGTTTTATATATAACAAGAATGATTCAGAGAAATTGGTTAACTTATGATAGTCACCAAAAGTTTTGATAGTTAATGCATGGTAATGTTCCATTTCTCTTGTTTATTTTTCTCTAATTGTTTATCTGTCTTTTAAATATACAGACACTCCTGGTATCACAGATTATGTAATGGCAGAGCTTGAAAAGTTGGGTCAGAAATATCGTGTGGCTTTGAGGTATTTTCCTATGTTTTCTACAAATTGTTTTCATGACCAAAAGGGTTTGAAATTGAGAGTGTGTATGCAAATGTGCACTGCTATCCCTTTTCATTGTCATGTCCGTCAGTTTTTTATACCTACTTTTCTGTAGTTATGTTTATTCGAATGCTAAATTTCAATAGTAGCTGATATATTATATCCTTGTATACTACATGTTCAGAACCAAAGAGACACCTCTAGCTTCACTCTAATGTTTTTTATATGTTAAGTTGGTCTGTAATTGTTAGAATAAGAACTAACTAACCTGATATAATGTGCAGGTTTGTCCGTATCAGAAGAAGAGTTGCAGCTGTGGGATGAAGTCTTGATGTTTATATATTGATGGGTGCCTCTGTAAATTTATAGTTAGTACATTTATTGTATTATACAATTTAAAATACATTATAAAGTACAGTACAAGAATGTAAAggtgccaaatggcaccttatttttttaatataaccTCATAAATTTGCCACTGATATCAGTGGTATTCCAAAGCCACTAATATCAGTGTGAATTTAGATGCTGACTTCATCTTGGATGAAGTGATGACACTGTTGTTTTATCAGTGCCTATTGTCCCAATAGCACCTGCAATAGAGGGGACTGATTCTTCATtagtggctgcatagtggctaatgaGATTACCCACTCTTATCAGTGTGTATTGGGACAATGGGGACTAATTCAGATCAGTGTGGaatggggaaatttctagtagtgggATATGATTATTGGGACATTAATCAAGTAAacataaataaggaaaaagtcGAAGTCCAAACGTACAATATTCAAGAAACTGTAATCACTTACAAGTTACAACTATTAAACCAGCACCATTACTTAATATAGTGTCTTTATCCCACATCAAAACATACAAGGCGTCTTCCTTGTGCTTTGCTTCAGCCCGTGGTGTGGGAGCTATAAAAGGTTGGTTCTGATTAAATGTGAGAAGCCGAAGTTGAGCCAgattgtagttgaggttgaGGCAAAGGCTGTTGAAGATGCATGTCAAGTGGCAGTTCCGGCAATGGTTCTTCAAGCTTAAGTACTTTCATCACTTGTCCTGCGTTTGGTCTTTCCTTATTATGGGGATGGGTACACCATAATCCCACAATTAACAAGCATTTcatttcttcttgttcaaaTTCCATTTCCAAACTTTCATCGGCTGCATCGAGAAGATGCCCTTCAAGGTAGAATTTCCAAACCCACTTATAAAGTGGCAAGTTGTCATTGACATTGTAACTCTTCCTTCCACAAGCAATTTCTAAGGCCACAACTCCAAAACTAAACATGTCAGATTCTTTACTAGCCCTCCCTTCAATAACATATTCGGGGGCAATGTAGCCCACAGTCCCaactacttctgttgtctgagttggGAACTGGGGATCCAATCGCTTAGAAATCCCAAAGTCACCAAGTTTAGTTCTCAAATCCTTGTCCAACAACACGTTAGCTGACTTGATATCCCTGTGAAAGACACAATCCCCTGCATCTTCATGCAGGTAATAAAGGGCTCTGGCCAAGCCTAAAGCTATCTCGTATCTTGAATTCCATTGCAGGCTGTTTCTACGGCCATATAAGTGCTCGTCAAGGCTGCCATTTGGCATGTAttcataaacaaccaagcactCTTTGTGCTGTTGATCATGACACCATCCAATGAGTTGCACCAGATTTCGATGGTTTAAGCAGCTTATTATTTTGACTTCATTCATAAAGATTTCCTCGTAGCGTTGATCAGTTCCTGTGCAGATTTTCTTGATAGCTACTTCACGGCCTAGACCTTGTAGTAGTCCTTTATAAACTTGTCCAGACGCTCCTCTGCCTAGCTTTCTATCTGGTGAGAAGCCATTGGTGGCAACATGCAATTCTTTGGGACTAAACTGCTTTGGTAAGGCGTGTCTCTCAAGGTCATTACTAATTACGCCACTGCTCTTCTTTCGCTTGCTTGCCACCAAACAATATATGGCTACACCAACTCCAAGAATAAAAGCAAATAAAGAAGGTAGTGCAGCCACCTTAATCAAGAATAACATTCCTCTCTTCTTGTTTTTGCCGCTTGAATCCAAATCTGAATTGAACTCCCATGAGTATATAATATGGCGCTCATTATAAATGCCAGTAGCAGATGAAAAACCAACTGTAACCCACTCGGGAAGAACCTTTCGTAGGTCAATAAGGTACGAAATATAAGAAGCATTGCCCTCGTATGTCCAGAGCACACTAAAATTGGTGGTCGCAGCTTTGTATGATATCTGGACATTGCCCACCTTACCACTGTGAAGAATAGGATCCCAACTGGAATGAACAACTGAGGAGATGGTGTTGATATTGATGCCGACATGCGTCTCCTGTGGATCCCAGTCATTTAAGAAGGTGTCAAACTCGACTGTCACAAGTTGGTTTTGGGAGGCTGCAAAACGAGTGGTGGTGTTGTACAATCCGAGATCACATCCGGCAGAGTCAGGTGGAATGGGATAGTGAACAGGAGCAAGAAAAAAGGCAAAACCATCAGCAAATTTTGTCTGGTTAAGAGTGTCAACCGTAAAAGAGAAATTAGTAGTGAAGTTTGCAGCCAGTGATCCCTTGGAAGAGTCCCACAAGTGCAGAGGCTGTGCGCTAGTAACCCGGCCAGTGCGGAATGCTTGCGTGATCATGTTGAGTTCGATTGCTCCTGATGTAGGCACGGCATCACCTTCGTAGAGTATGTCCTTCACACTTGGATCGAAGCGACTgatattgaaggaaagtggATGGGCACATACGAGGGAAAGTTCAATGAAAATTAAGACCCCGATAAAGCAGCAATGTCTCGAGTGCTGACCGCCGaggtttgcaagccaactgctCAGAGACATTGCTATATGCCTTATTAGGTTGCAATGATCACGATTAGCACTTTATACATGATGCATGAATAACTTTTCATCCTATATTTTATTTATCTGCCTCGACATCAACAACCAATATAACCTTATTCTTTTACCTTGTACcgggaaaaaaagaaacaaaagaaaaaaaaaacataagaatCATCAACAAAAAAACCGCAATAACAAGAATGCATAACAATAACTAATTAGTAAACTTTGTTTGGCTCTGTTCTTCTTGTGATTGAGAAGTCGATGTCCTTGGCTTCTAGGTGTTGTTCAGGATGACGACGAACTTGAAAGTAATTTTTGGGCATGCTGCCGGTGGTGGGATAGCAAGTGTGTCTTCCTACAAGATGGTGGCGGTGCAACATCAGCAGCCTGCATTTGCAGGTTGGGCCTGGAATTTGGCCCTAGGCCcaaactttattttttttcagttatttctattttcattaattttccaataattctctatttttttaaggAGCTATGCTTGTTAGTTCCTTAATGAGCGCTAACGGGTAGTTAGGTGGTTTTTTAGCCTGCAAATTATGATGTTTCTTTTTACATCTCTATAATGGAAGCTTCTGGCGCATTGCAATTGAGCTCATTGGCAAAAAAAATTTTCACTCAAAATTATCTCTTTATAGGGTAATGTTGTAGTTTGTTAGGCTCCTTAATTGAGTTTCGATGTCTTAAGCTAACGGTGCATAATTCTCGTTTCTAGAAAATTTGCAAGTGCCGTTCTGGCCTgcgattatcaatgaaagtcttcatttactcaaaaaaaaaagttatttttGGAGGGgccaaaaaataatataattattattttaaaaaataaataaaaatgtacaTATTAAAATCTGTATTAATATTTATCTttgaaaaatttctttttccataACACTAATAACTAGGTGAAGTAATAATTAAACGCTACAATgagaaattaattaatattttcCTTTCACAAAACATAGAAAACAGAGCAATAGGAGGGGCCGTAacttatttattttcaattttctaaACTAATGTTCAGCCAATCATACACTATACACTACCAcgccccattttttttttgtggggaGGGGGGGgtagtggcggagccagaatttAAGTTGAAGTGGGGCActtaaaaaatataataatactTATTTTGTTAGCAAGAACAATGAATTATGGAATCTCTATAATTGCAACAAGAA harbors:
- the LOC133730507 gene encoding L-type lectin-domain containing receptor kinase IX.1-like → MSLSSWLANLGGQHSRHCCFIGVLIFIELSLVCAHPLSFNISRFDPSVKDILYEGDAVPTSGAIELNMITQAFRTGRVTSAQPLHLWDSSKGSLAANFTTNFSFTVDTLNQTKFADGFAFFLAPVHYPIPPDSAGCDLGLYNTTTRFAASQNQLVTVEFDTFLNDWDPQETHVGININTISSVVHSSWDPILHSGKVGNVQISYKAATTNFSVLWTYEGNASYISYLIDLRKVLPEWVTVGFSSATGIYNERHIIYSWEFNSDLDSSGKNKKRGMLFLIKVAALPSLFAFILGVGVAIYCLVASKRKKSSGVISNDLERHALPKQFSPKELHVATNGFSPDRKLGRGASGQVYKGLLQGLGREVAIKKICTGTDQRYEEIFMNEVKIISCLNHRNLVQLIGWCHDQQHKECLVVYEYMPNGSLDEHLYGRRNSLQWNSRYEIALGLARALYYLHEDAGDCVFHRDIKSANVLLDKDLRTKLGDFGISKRLDPQFPTQTTEVVGTVGYIAPEYVIEGRASKESDMFSFGVVALEIACGRKSYNVNDNLPLYKWVWKFYLEGHLLDAADESLEMEFEQEEMKCLLIVGLWCTHPHNKERPNAGQVMKVLKLEEPLPELPLDMHLQQPLPQPQLQSGSTSASHI